A portion of the Streptococcus sp. Marseille-Q6470 genome contains these proteins:
- a CDS encoding RNA-binding S4 domain-containing protein produces the protein MRLDKYLKVSRIIKRRTVAKEVADKGRIKVNGILAKSSTDLKVNDQVEIRFGNKLLLVKVLEMKDSTKKEDAAGMYEIISETRVEDDV, from the coding sequence ATGAGATTAGATAAATATTTAAAAGTATCACGAATTATTAAACGCCGTACAGTGGCTAAGGAAGTTGCAGACAAAGGGCGAATCAAGGTAAATGGAATCCTTGCGAAGAGTTCAACAGATTTAAAAGTCAACGATCAGGTTGAAATTCGCTTTGGAAATAAGTTGTTGCTTGTGAAAGTGCTAGAAATGAAAGATAGCACAAAAAAAGAAGATGCAGCTGGAATGTATGAAATTATCAGTGAAACAAGGGTAGAAGACGATGTATAA
- a CDS encoding septum formation initiator family protein translates to MYKKIVQMNNSFIQNEYQRRKYMMEERQKRNRFMGWILILIMLLFILPTYNLAQSYQQLLTRRQQLADLNKQYQELSDEKDKEASLATKLKDESYAAKYSRAKYYYSKTWEEVYTIPDLLPR, encoded by the coding sequence ATGTATAAAAAAATAGTCCAAATGAATAACTCTTTTATTCAAAATGAATACCAACGTCGTAAGTACATGATGGAAGAACGTCAAAAACGGAATCGTTTTATGGGTTGGATTTTGATTTTAATTATGTTGTTATTTATCTTACCAACTTATAATTTAGCGCAAAGTTATCAACAATTACTAACACGTCGCCAGCAACTAGCTGATTTGAACAAACAATATCAGGAATTGAGCGATGAAAAGGATAAAGAAGCTAGTTTAGCAACGAAGTTAAAAGACGAATCCTATGCTGCTAAATATTCCCGTGCAAAATATTATTATTCAAAAACATGGGAGGAAGTTTATACAATTCCGGACTTGCTTCCTAGGTAA
- a CDS encoding SP_0009 family protein, translating into MENLLEIVEQFLSQSDEKLDELAQKNHLLRLQEEEGKKNA; encoded by the coding sequence ATGGAAAATTTATTAGAAATTGTTGAACAATTTTTAAGTCAATCAGATGAAAAATTAGATGAGTTAGCTCAAAAGAATCATCTATTACGATTGCAAGAAGAAGAGGGGAAAAAGAATGCGTAA